In the genome of uncultured Sphaerochaeta sp., the window TGTAGGATCCGATCATCAAGGTGATGGCTAGCAGTGCCCCTGGAAGATACCCGGCAAGGAAGAGACTTCCTACAGAAATCCCACCTGCGGTGGTTGCATAGATGACCATGTTGTGGCTGGGAGGCACAAGCAGCCCCTCACAGGAACTGGTTATCGTAACTGCGGTGGAGAAATCGGCGTCATACCCTTCATTGACCATCATGGGAATCAGGATGGAACCAAGGGAAGCAGTGTCAGCAGCGGCAGAGCCCGAAATACCTCCGAAAAAGTAGGAAGCTACAATGTTCACCTGGGCAAGGCCACCCCTCATCCAGCCTACACACGCATTGGCAAGTGAGATGAGTTTATCCGATATTCCGCCAGAGCCCATCAGCACACCCATGGTGATGAAGAAAGGAACCGCCATAAGCGAGAACGAGCTGATGCCCTTGACCATGAGCCGGCAGATGTCATTGAGGCTGTTGCCTTGAAAGAGCATACAGAACACAGAAGAAAGCCCTACTGCATACGCAATAGGAAAACGAAGGAAGATCATGATAAAGAAGCTTCCCAGAAGAATCAGAATTGCAATACTGTTTGCGTCCATCAAGCCTTCTCCTCTTCCTTCATAAAGAAGGACTTCAAATGGTTGTACAGAGACTCCAGCTCAAAAATAATCATGGCAAGTCCGGCGAGAGGTACAGGGAAATACATCCAGAAACGGCTGAGCCAGGGAATGGAAACATAGAACCCCCTGCCACCTAGTGTCGTTGCATATCGCCAGCCGACAAAAAGCATGATCAACCCGAGACTGAGTACAGCGACATCGGAAAGGATGTCGAGGAACTTGATTGTACGCTTGGGGAGGTACTTGTCAAATGCCGTCATCCTGATATGGGAACCCCGCCTGATGGCTAGGGCGGCTGAAAGAACAGCCATATAGGACATACAGGTCAATACAACCTCTTCCGACCAAGCAGGATCCTTGAGGAATGGGATGTATTGATTGAACATACGCCCGGCTACCGCATAGCTGGTAATCAGGATGTCGGCAATCAACAAGAGTTTGCAGATTATCAGTACAATCCTGTCTGTCCAGTCATACGCATGTTTTATCTTGTCCATGGTTGCAAAGAACTTTGACATGGTTACTCTCCTGAGACTTGAAAAGGTGGGATTGTAACTCCAATCCCACCAATAGCTTGACTTAAAACCCTTACTTCAAAGCAACAATCTTCTGATACAAAGCTGCCTGGCTCTTGGTATTCTCATCAATCACAGCCTTGCTGGCTGCAGCCCATTCAGCCTTGTTGGAAACTTCAACAATGTTTGTACCCTCAGCCTTGAGTGCTGCAAGAACTTCGTTCTCTGCGTTCTCGCTGATCTCGGCATTGTATGCCTGTGCAAGCTTACCGGCTTCCATGATGGCGCTTCTCTGCTTCTCGGAAAGCTTGTTCCAAGCGTTGTCGGTGATGACAACCTGGATGGCTCCAAGGGTGTGGCCATCAAGAATCATGGTGGGAGCAACTTCCTGGAAAGCGTTGGCCTTGTAGTTTGCAATCGGCTGCTCGGCGCCGTCGACAACACCGGTCTGCAAAGCGGAGTAGAGCTCACCAAAGGATACTACGGTCGGAGAAGCACCAAGGCCTCTTACCATGCCGTTCATAACGGGGTCGTTGGATACGCGAAGCTTCAAGCCCTTGAGGTCACTCATCTTTGCAACTTTCTTTACAGTAAAGAAGTGTCTGAAACCCTCCTCACCATAGAAAACACCGCGGATGGGAAGACCGATGGCCTGGGGTTCATTAAGGAATTCGGGAGCCAGGTCGGAATTGGCGAAAGCCCAGAAGTGAGCCCTGTTCTCGAAGGTGAAGGGGATTGAGAGAAGCTTGGACTTCTCGGCACCATAACTGGTGAGCGCAAATGCAGAAATTCTGGACATGTCGATCGAGGTACCGCCGCCAAGGATGGAGTCCAGTACGTCGTTCTCAGAACCAAGAACACCGGAAGCCTGGATGTCGATGGTCACCGTACCACCACTGAGTTTTTCGACCTGCTGCTTGAAATAGACGCCGGTCTTGCCAACGATGCTGTCAAGAGGATTAACCTCGGCATAGACAAGCTTTACATTTTTTTCAGCTGCGGGAGCAGCAGTAGTACTCTCTTGCGAACCAGCGGCAAATGCCATGGAAGAACAGAGCAAGAGTGCCAAAAGAATTACCATTACACGTTTCATAGGAGCCTCCTAATAGAAATTCGACCTGTTTACCACAGGTACATGAAAAATGTAAATCAGGAAAATCACGTGCACAAGGTGAAGTCAAAGAAAATACAATCTATCCAAAAAATTGAAAAATCTAGATATCTCTAATCCTTTCAACAATTTCTCGTTCCTTCTGTCCCAGCTCACGGTAAAGCGGCTCCATGGCTTCCTTCAACGCAAGCATGTCCTCATCACTGGGAATGATGAATTTGACTCCTGATTGCACCGCCTTCTCATACGCCCGGTTTTCCTCTTCCTGCCAGAGTTTTCGCTCATATACCCCGCTCTCCCTTGCACACGCTTCGATAATCTCAACAAAGCCGGGGTCGATGGCGGATACTTTCTTTTGAGCATCGGCACTTATCATCACGACTTCAGGTAGCCGGAAGTGCTCATCCTGATAGAAATAAGGAGCCGCTTGGTTGTGGTCCATGAACACATAGCTGGGAAGGTTGTTCTCCGCCCCATCGATTCGTAGTTTCTGCAGTGCAGAATAGACATCCCCATAGGGAATCTGCACAGCCTCGGCACCAAGCAGCTCGATGGTGCGGCTCATCATGTCATTCTCCTGGACCCTTATCGTGAGGTCCTGAAGAGAAGCAAAGCTGAAAATCGGGGTTCTTGTATAAAAACTCCTGGCTCCGGCATCGTACCAAGCCAAGCCGATAGTACCCTTGCCCGACATATCACGCAGATACATGTCACCGATTTCCCCGTCAAGGACCCTCCACATATGTTCGCTGTCGGTGTACAGATAAGGCAGTTGGAGCGTCCAGAGTTCGGGAAAGAAACGGAAGAGCGTGCCCAGAGAGAAACGTGACATATCGATGCCCCCATACGTCATCTGCTCCATCACACTGTTCTCCGACCCCAACACACTATCGGGATAGATCCTGATCTCGATTCTCCCTCCGGTCCGCTCCTTAACCAATTCAGCCATATATGCAGCCGCTTCAACAGTGGGATAGCCGGGACTCTGGTTCTCGGCATAACGGAGCACCAACTCGGGATGGCTCTGCTCTTCCTTGCGACAGGCAAAGAAGATGCAGATCAGCACCAATACAACAAAAAGGACTTTTTTCATCTTCTCATGCCCCCACTTACCTGTCTTCGGTATTCGGTTGGGGTAAGCCCTGTATTTTTCTTGAAGGCGCGGGTGAAGTAACTTGAGCTGTCATAGCCGACCATCGAGGCGATCTCCGATGCCGACTTGAAGGGATCGCATAAATAGTCCTTTGCCGCCGAAATTCTGAGGTTTGTGATGTAATCGAGGAAATTGACCCCGGTGCAACGCTTGAAGATGCAGCTCAGATACGATGCATTGATATTGAGCAGGCTGCTAACCGAATCCAATGAGAGGTCGTAGTTCATGTAGCTGTGTTCCAGATATTTCTTTACCTTGGCCATCATCAGGGAGGCTTTGTCGGTAACCTCATCCTCTTCCAGACAATCGCCTTCAGGAGGACGAACAGCTTTCAGCTGTCGTTCGGCTTCCACCTGGCTGATCGCCCGCTTAACAGCCCTCAGAACGTCCTCCTTATCCACAGGTTTGAGAATATAGTCGATGGCCCCCAGCTTTACAGCTTCACGGGCGTAGGAAAATACACTGTAGGCTGTTATGAAAATAATGCGGCATGAGGGCTTGTCCGCCAGAATCCTTTGGGCGGCTTCCAAACCGTTGAGGGCCGGCATCTCAATATCCATAAGAACAACATCCACATCGTACAGGGAGGCATACGTGACGGCCAACCGCCCATTTTCCACCTGATACAGTTCCAGGAGGAGATTGGATGAGAGTATTTTATACAGAAGCTCTCGTTCGACACTTTCGTCATCAACTATCAGTATCTTGATCATCCTCTTCCTCCTTTTTCAGAACCAACGGCATTTCTATAGAGATTGTTGTTCCGCATCCTTCCTCGGAACTCACCTCCAGGGAACACCGGGCATCCAGCAGCTTCAATCGAGCGGCGACGGTATACAAACCTATATGCTCTCCGGTAACCGGAGAGTCAAGCAGCCGTGAACGAAGCGCCTCCAAGTCCACTTTCTTCATCCCCACCCCATCATCCCTGACCTGTACGAAAAGGATACCATCCTTCTCTTCCAAGGTGAGCCAAACGCTGCCGGAACTCTCTTTCGGACCGAGGCCGTGCTTGAAGGAATTCTCAACCAAGGGTTGAAGAAAGAAGGAAGGAACCAGCGTCTCCGTCAACACCAGCGAGGGAGCGATATCCCAGGTAAGTGTCACCTTCTCCTTGAACCTTGCCTTATAGAGGCTGTAATACTCATCAACAATCTGGATTTCCCTTGAAAGCGGGACCTGTACCTCATTATCGGCCAAGGCATACCGAAACAGCCGAGCCAGCGAAGAGAGCAAGGCATCGGTTTCGTCTGCATGCTCCTCCTGGGCTGTGTACTTTATTACATTGATGGTATTGAAGAGAAAATGTGGGTTGATCTGGCTTCTGAGCAGTTGCAGCTTCTCCCGTTCGAGCAGGTTCTGCATCGCCAATGCCTCGGTGTTCTTCTTGTGGATTTCCTTCTCCATCTCATTGTTTGCCGTGAGCAGTCTCACTTGGTTTCGCATCGCCAATTTCATCTCATTGAATGCACGGGCCATGTCTCCGATTTCATCCTTGCGATGTATGGAAATCTCCGGC includes:
- a CDS encoding TRAP transporter small permease, whose product is MSKFFATMDKIKHAYDWTDRIVLIICKLLLIADILITSYAVAGRMFNQYIPFLKDPAWSEEVVLTCMSYMAVLSAALAIRRGSHIRMTAFDKYLPKRTIKFLDILSDVAVLSLGLIMLFVGWRYATTLGGRGFYVSIPWLSRFWMYFPVPLAGLAMIIFELESLYNHLKSFFMKEEEKA
- a CDS encoding TRAP transporter substrate-binding protein; translated protein: MKRVMVILLALLLCSSMAFAAGSQESTTAAPAAEKNVKLVYAEVNPLDSIVGKTGVYFKQQVEKLSGGTVTIDIQASGVLGSENDVLDSILGGGTSIDMSRISAFALTSYGAEKSKLLSIPFTFENRAHFWAFANSDLAPEFLNEPQAIGLPIRGVFYGEEGFRHFFTVKKVAKMSDLKGLKLRVSNDPVMNGMVRGLGASPTVVSFGELYSALQTGVVDGAEQPIANYKANAFQEVAPTMILDGHTLGAIQVVITDNAWNKLSEKQRSAIMEAGKLAQAYNAEISENAENEVLAALKAEGTNIVEVSNKAEWAAASKAVIDENTKSQAALYQKIVALK
- a CDS encoding TRAP transporter substrate-binding protein, whose amino-acid sequence is MKKVLFVVLVLICIFFACRKEEQSHPELVLRYAENQSPGYPTVEAAAYMAELVKERTGGRIEIRIYPDSVLGSENSVMEQMTYGGIDMSRFSLGTLFRFFPELWTLQLPYLYTDSEHMWRVLDGEIGDMYLRDMSGKGTIGLAWYDAGARSFYTRTPIFSFASLQDLTIRVQENDMMSRTIELLGAEAVQIPYGDVYSALQKLRIDGAENNLPSYVFMDHNQAAPYFYQDEHFRLPEVVMISADAQKKVSAIDPGFVEIIEACARESGVYERKLWQEEENRAYEKAVQSGVKFIIPSDEDMLALKEAMEPLYRELGQKEREIVERIRDI
- a CDS encoding response regulator translates to MIKILIVDDESVERELLYKILSSNLLLELYQVENGRLAVTYASLYDVDVVLMDIEMPALNGLEAAQRILADKPSCRIIFITAYSVFSYAREAVKLGAIDYILKPVDKEDVLRAVKRAISQVEAERQLKAVRPPEGDCLEEDEVTDKASLMMAKVKKYLEHSYMNYDLSLDSVSSLLNINASYLSCIFKRCTGVNFLDYITNLRISAAKDYLCDPFKSASEIASMVGYDSSSYFTRAFKKNTGLTPTEYRRQVSGGMRR
- a CDS encoding histidine kinase, which gives rise to MKTHKKKRFHLNLFHRIFLFLVVFILFIFLQLAISAYQGKYIMDPIQKSSGNVQKISLLLNSLGQTRDVLSSYRWDFGDIAALVSELRRENEISEDSLGQIDTDIASIGVEQYLLVQAVNTTYNNYRTYLSAMQEQLLKINIDKASTIYYEELEPSLNYLYLYVQQLIERAIMDNQSTYDRLIQLNDDLDAVYALTVLVMILFGFAAFKELIRLLSAVQEMAQSSKAITAGNFDRPEISIHRKDEIGDMARAFNEMKLAMRNQVRLLTANNEMEKEIHKKNTEALAMQNLLEREKLQLLRSQINPHFLFNTINVIKYTAQEEHADETDALLSSLARLFRYALADNEVQVPLSREIQIVDEYYSLYKARFKEKVTLTWDIAPSLVLTETLVPSFFLQPLVENSFKHGLGPKESSGSVWLTLEEKDGILFVQVRDDGVGMKKVDLEALRSRLLDSPVTGEHIGLYTVAARLKLLDARCSLEVSSEEGCGTTISIEMPLVLKKEEEDDQDTDS